The genomic stretch TCGGACATACCAACACATTTATTAAATAACTCTTTTACAATTAGATGACGAAGGTTCTCCTCTAATTCCACTTGAAGCAAACGCTTCACAAATATTACTTCAGCACTATCAAATCGATTTGCTTTTGCCAGTTTAATGTAAAGTTCTTCATTTGCCGGTATATCAAATTCATTTCCACGGTAATAATCAAGCCGATCATAAACAAAAGAAAGCAGTTTATCAATTGGTGTGCTTGCCAAAATAAAATGAATCATATTAACATCTAACAATTTATGCTCTGCCAGTATCTTACCGGGCATCGAGAAAAAGCCTTGTATTCCGTTTTCCTTTAATATTGGAAATACATTTGTATAGTGGTCTATATAACCATCATCGAATGTGAGGAGCACACTTTTTTTCGGTAGAGCTCTCCCTCCGTCTATTGCTTCAAGCAGTTGCTCGAAGGAAATAAAATTCCCATATTCTTTTAAGAAAGCTATCTGTTGACGGAAGAGTACCAAATCCAGGCCCTTAATATCCGAATAACGACTGGAAGCTATACTACGCACATAATGGTACATAATAATAGAGACTTTATTGTTCATTACAATCACTCCTCAGCCAGTTCGGTCTATCTTGGTCAGCATCGGCTTTGAAAACATAATAAGGTTCTTCAAAAGATGTGTGATACCACATATCAATGTTTTCTTGAACAAAAGGCTCAAAATAATTAGGAATTATATTTAAGTCATCTTCCGTTTTTAAAACAAAACCAGCTTTAGCCATAATTACGTGATCAATTCCTTGCTGATAAAAATCTATATACTCGTATTTATTATTAATCATAATATTGTTAATTGATCTACCCGCTTCACCGAGTGCATTATCCTCACCTATAAAGTCAACAATTCTAAGTATTTTACTTCCATTTCGCTCGATCTCTCTACCGACGAGCACAGCCTTTACCTTAGATTCCGATTCAATACCCCAAATATTATAATTATAAATCGGATGTTTAAAATAACGTTTTTCAAAATACCATTCATCCTTATAAGGCTTACGCTGCGAATAACCCAAATCAAATTTGCTCCTCAACTCTTCCATTGTTGCAAGTTCAATCAGGTTGTTTTCTCCATCTACCTCATCAAGAATTCGTTTATCTTTTATAACTGCTATCCTATATTCCTCTATATTGGCTAAACGATAGTAGTGTCTCAGATGCCCAATCGTTTGGTCTTTCATTGTTTTCATAATTCGTACTGTTGTCTTTGGATTCAGCCCGACCCCGCTATGAGATTTGGCACCTGTTATTTTACAGATATTCTTCATTAGCAACTGACCTAGAAAAGGCACCTTACACTCGGAACTAACCTTCCAAAGCGATCCCCACAAATCGCAATTAGCCAAGTTTTTAGAAGACTGATAAAATGCAAAAATACAGTCAATCTTTTTTGTTTCTTTGTTAATTGCTAAAGCAACGTTAATTCTGTTTCCAACAGCATACTCATAGTTAAACAACTTTCTGGATTTGACTAAAATATGTTCAGGATTCCATTCCTTCTTAATAAACTCTTGAACCCTTTCGACATCTTCTATCGTACCTAATCGGAAATAATGCGTTTTCGTTTCAATATCCATTAAACTTCCCTCTTTATTCTATTTCCAGAATTCTAGCCACAATTTTTTCTGCAGTTAATCCACATTTATCTAGCAAATATTTATATTCTCCAGCTTTCCCAAATGCATTTGGCAAACCAATAATCAGCTGTTTTGGTGTACCTTCCTTACCCGCCTTGTATTCAGCAACTGCACTACCTAATCCACCAATATTACCGTGCTCCTCCACTGTGACAATTAGATTATGACTAGCAAAAATCTCATCTAATATTTTAGTGTCCAAAGGTTTAATCGTATGCATATTAATAACTGAAGACCTTATTCCTTGCTTTTCGAGTATTTCTGAAGCCCGCAAAGCTTCATATACCATACTACCCGTAGCAATTATTGCAATGTTTCCACCATTTGTAAGTTGTATAGCTTTTCCAATGCTAAATTCATAATCTTTGTCATATACAATTGGGTGATTTGCATTACCTGTTAATCTAATATAAACAGGCCCTGAGTACTCTGTTGCCGCAATTGTTGCTTTGATTGTTTCTGCAGCATCTGCA from Desulfitobacterium dichloroeliminans LMG P-21439 encodes the following:
- a CDS encoding polysaccharide deacetylase family protein; amino-acid sequence: MNNKVSIIMYHYVRSIASSRYSDIKGLDLVLFRQQIAFLKEYGNFISFEQLLEAIDGGRALPKKSVLLTFDDGYIDHYTNVFPILKENGIQGFFSMPGKILAEHKLLDVNMIHFILASTPIDKLLSFVYDRLDYYRGNEFDIPANEELYIKLAKANRFDSAEVIFVKRLLQVELEENLRHLIVKELFNKCVGMSEEAFAQELYMSEDQVRLMSKEGMLFGIHGYDHYWMNRLTQEQLQNDIQNALQVFDGIVDPNHWICCYPYGSCSETVIDYVKSQGAIAGVTTEVALADISVCDRFILPRFDTNDFPPKSENFKCSN
- a CDS encoding transketolase family protein, producing MLDFNRKNIRTWSMLGERGALGVALLDIGQQREDVLVLTADLCNTSGLDRFQNAFPDRLINTGIAEQNMVGMAAGLAKEGYKVFTTTFATFASMRAIEQMRNCVSYMNFDVKIVGLASGVAMGFFGNTHYGIEDIAITRAIPNMCVLSPADAAETIKATIAATEYSGPVYIRLTGNANHPIVYDKDYEFSIGKAIQLTNGGNIAIIATGSMVYEALRASEILEKQGIRSSVINMHTIKPLDTKILDEIFASHNLIVTVEEHGNIGGLGSAVAEYKAGKEGTPKQLIIGLPNAFGKAGEYKYLLDKCGLTAEKIVARILEIE